The Populus alba chromosome 6, ASM523922v2, whole genome shotgun sequence genome contains a region encoding:
- the LOC118050158 gene encoding uncharacterized protein encodes MMEEWVTAAMADETVVAKLLLRLKQSQATASASAVPAVIPLRWGMRLPRSRPGTMTATNSSSLRCDVVLKSKEGGGGDSSTRCSPTTPLSWSGGGDGDASPSGTGDGFEETSRRHLSSSPPPPGVRSKGAGIGETSSNIVKRSRKKKTFSELKEEETQLVKEGVYLRKEISTVRATFKEERVRNENLKRIKIDLNLLYGNELEASTSNGIPSTLRIHAKGDSHLQSSSSETDKAISNHDRSFLLPDLNMMPSDEGDTGTGTATLYGLS; translated from the exons ATGATGGAGGAGTGGGTGACAGCGGCGATGGCAGACGAGACAGTAGTAGCAAAACTACTGCTCCGTCTCAAACAATCACAGGCGACGGCATCAGCTTCCGCGGTGCCAGCGGTCATTCCCTTGCGATGGGGGATGCGGCTTCCGAGGTCAAGGCCGGGAACCATGACAGCAACGAATTCTTCTTCATTGAGATGCGATGTCGTTTTGAAAAGTAAGGAAGGCGGCGGCGGCGATTCCTCTACTAGATGCAGTCCTACCACTCCTCTTTCATggagtggtggtggtgatggtgatgcTTCTCCGTCCGGTACTGGTGACGGTTTTGAAGAAACCAGCCGCCGCCACCTCAGCAGTTCTCCTCCGCCACCTGGCGTTAGATCCAAG GGTGCTGGTATTGGTGAAACCTCTAGCAATATAGTGAAGAggtcaagaaaaaagaag ACTTTTTCTGAACTTAAAGAGGAGGAAACGCAGCTCGTGAAGGAAGGGGTTTATCTTAGAAAG GAGATATCAACTGTACGTGCAACATTCAAGGAGGAGAGGGTCAGAAATGAGAATTTGAAGAGAATTAAG ATTGATTTGAATTTGCTTTATGGAAATGAACTAGAAGCCTCGACTAGTAACGGCATTCCATCAACATTGCGCATTCATGCTAAAGGTGATTCCCATCTGCAATCAAGCTCTTCTGAAACAGATAAGGCGATTTCAAATCATGATAGATCTTTCCTGCTACCTGATCTAAACATGATGCCATCTGACGAGGGAGACACTGGTACTGGTACTGCAACTTTATATGGATTGAGTTGA